From a region of the Neobacillus niacini genome:
- a CDS encoding amino acid ABC transporter ATP-binding protein yields MIVFNQVNKFYGDFQVLKDINLTINQGEVVVVIGPSGSGKSTLLRCINHLETISDGTLTVNGISVGDKKTDINKLRRNIGMVFQHFYLYPHKTVLENITLAPMKVLGQSEKEAKDTARQYLEKVGILDKAESYPSQLSGGQQQRVAIARGLAMKPEIMLFDEPTSALDPEMIGEVLDVMKTLAREGMTMVVVTHEMGFAREVADRIVFMDAGRILEEAVPAEFYENPREERARLFLSRILNH; encoded by the coding sequence ATGATTGTATTTAATCAGGTAAATAAGTTTTATGGAGATTTTCAAGTCTTAAAAGATATTAATCTCACAATCAATCAAGGTGAAGTAGTCGTTGTAATAGGCCCATCCGGTTCAGGGAAAAGTACTCTGCTGCGCTGTATCAACCACCTGGAAACAATCTCCGACGGGACGCTCACCGTAAATGGGATATCTGTAGGGGATAAAAAGACAGATATCAATAAGCTAAGGCGCAATATTGGCATGGTTTTTCAGCACTTTTATTTATATCCTCACAAAACCGTGCTTGAAAATATCACTCTAGCTCCTATGAAAGTATTGGGCCAATCCGAAAAAGAAGCTAAGGATACTGCCAGACAATATCTCGAGAAGGTAGGTATTTTAGATAAGGCCGAATCATATCCATCCCAGCTTTCCGGTGGCCAGCAGCAGCGTGTAGCAATAGCCCGGGGACTTGCAATGAAACCAGAAATTATGCTTTTTGATGAACCAACCTCTGCACTCGATCCCGAAATGATCGGGGAGGTTCTAGATGTTATGAAGACCCTGGCAAGGGAAGGCATGACAATGGTCGTAGTAACCCACGAAATGGGCTTTGCCAGAGAGGTTGCCGACCGAATCGTTTTTATGGATGCAGGAAGAATTTTAGAAGAGGCTGTTCCGGCTGAATTTTATGAGAATCCTCGTGAAGAACGGGCGCGCTTATTTCTCAGCCGTATATTAAATCATTAA
- a CDS encoding transporter substrate-binding domain-containing protein, translating into MFKTKNFVKMALITAMAAIFLAGCGGDKVSTDSSKDVLAQIKEDKKIVFGVKHDTRLFGLKNPSTGEVEGFDIDLSKALAEEMFGKDVKPEFVEVTSKTRVGLLNNGKVDAVVATMTITEERKKEVDFTDVYFDAGQSLLVKKGSKVQSIDDLKKGTTVLAVKGSTSSINIREKAPETTVLEFENYAEAFTALKAGKGDALTTDDSILYGMAEEDPSFELVGGTFTEEPYGIAVKKGNKELVDELNKALKSLKDSGKYDEIKDKWIKN; encoded by the coding sequence ATGTTCAAAACAAAAAATTTCGTGAAAATGGCGTTAATCACTGCAATGGCTGCCATATTTCTTGCCGGGTGCGGCGGGGACAAGGTGTCTACTGATAGCAGCAAGGATGTACTAGCCCAAATCAAGGAAGACAAAAAAATTGTATTTGGCGTAAAGCATGACACGCGTTTGTTTGGATTGAAAAATCCATCAACAGGTGAAGTGGAAGGGTTCGATATCGATCTTTCCAAAGCGTTGGCAGAAGAAATGTTTGGCAAGGATGTTAAGCCCGAGTTCGTTGAAGTTACTTCGAAGACAAGGGTAGGTCTCTTAAATAATGGTAAGGTTGATGCGGTTGTCGCTACGATGACAATCACGGAAGAACGCAAAAAAGAAGTTGATTTTACTGATGTTTATTTTGATGCCGGTCAATCATTGCTTGTGAAAAAAGGCAGCAAGGTTCAGAGCATTGATGACTTGAAAAAAGGCACAACGGTGCTTGCTGTTAAAGGCTCGACATCTTCAATCAATATTCGTGAGAAAGCGCCTGAAACAACAGTACTTGAATTTGAAAACTATGCTGAAGCCTTTACAGCACTAAAGGCAGGTAAGGGTGATGCCCTGACAACAGATGATTCCATTCTTTACGGTATGGCAGAAGAAGATCCATCATTTGAATTAGTCGGAGGAACCTTTACAGAAGAACCTTACGGAATTGCTGTTAAAAAAGGGAATAAAGAGCTTGTGGATGAGTTGAATAAAGCCTTAAAAAGCCTGAAGGATTCAGGAAAGTACGATGAGATTAAGGATAAATGGATTAAAAATTAA
- a CDS encoding amino acid ABC transporter permease: MDFLAPFIEVYTPEHFKFLLEGFGVTLKVAAISIVLSFIIGGLIGTLRYARIPVVSPLLAVIVETIRNLPLLLIIFFTYFALPEIGIEMEITTAAIAALTVFESAMLSEIIRSGLNSIHKGQIEAGRASGLNYNQTLRYIILPQALRRMVPPIVSQFISLLKDTSLAVVIALPDLLHNGQIIYAQKGSYVIPVFIIVALMYFIVNYALSLVARRLELKQS; this comes from the coding sequence ATGGATTTTCTAGCACCGTTCATTGAAGTATATACACCTGAACATTTCAAGTTTTTGCTGGAAGGATTTGGAGTAACCCTTAAGGTTGCTGCGATTTCAATCGTGCTCAGCTTCATTATTGGCGGACTTATAGGGACTCTAAGATACGCGCGGATACCGGTAGTTTCTCCATTACTTGCTGTGATTGTTGAGACAATACGTAACCTTCCTCTGCTGCTAATCATTTTCTTCACCTATTTTGCACTGCCCGAAATCGGGATCGAAATGGAAATAACGACAGCGGCCATCGCAGCATTGACGGTTTTTGAATCAGCCATGCTATCAGAAATTATCCGAAGCGGTTTAAACTCTATTCATAAAGGACAAATTGAAGCAGGACGCGCGTCTGGCTTGAACTACAACCAGACATTACGCTATATTATCCTGCCTCAGGCGCTGAGAAGAATGGTACCTCCGATTGTCAGTCAATTTATTTCACTGCTTAAAGATACATCGTTAGCTGTCGTCATCGCCTTGCCGGATTTATTACATAACGGACAAATTATTTACGCGCAAAAAGGATCGTATGTGATACCTGTTTTTATAATTGTGGCGTTGATGTACTTTATCGTTAATTATGCTTTGTCACTAGTTGCGCGTAGGTTAGAATTAAAGCAGTCTTAA
- a CDS encoding amino acid ABC transporter permease, with translation MLDFSILTTNMDSFLEGLKITIIASLIALLGSFILGTLLAVMRISPFKPLNWLGTAYVEFIRNIPVLVIVFFAYLAGNFGGMTAGTIGLTIYTAAFIAEAIRAGIMSVPKGQMEAARSTGLTYGQAMRIVILPQAIKIVIPPLGNQFINLVKNSSLLAVVAGGDLMYQGDLISAKTYVTFDTYVFVALFYLILTIPLSLGVGYLEKRLARSN, from the coding sequence TTGCTGGATTTCTCGATACTAACGACTAATATGGATTCATTTTTAGAAGGATTAAAAATAACCATAATTGCCAGTTTAATAGCTTTATTAGGAAGTTTTATTTTGGGAACACTTCTTGCTGTTATGCGAATTTCCCCGTTTAAACCTCTTAACTGGTTGGGGACGGCATATGTTGAATTTATTCGTAATATACCTGTACTAGTTATTGTGTTTTTCGCTTATTTGGCTGGTAACTTTGGCGGGATGACTGCAGGAACAATCGGGTTGACTATCTATACAGCCGCTTTCATCGCTGAAGCCATCCGTGCCGGAATTATGTCTGTACCAAAAGGGCAAATGGAAGCTGCCCGTTCGACAGGATTAACTTACGGCCAGGCAATGAGAATAGTTATACTCCCTCAGGCTATAAAGATCGTTATCCCCCCTCTGGGCAACCAATTTATCAATTTAGTTAAAAATTCATCCTTGTTAGCAGTTGTTGCAGGAGGGGATTTAATGTATCAGGGGGATTTAATATCTGCAAAAACGTACGTAACCTTTGATACCTATGTTTTCGTTGCCTTATTTTATTTAATATTAACTATACCTTTAAGTCTTGGCGTAGGATATTTAGAAAAACGCTTAGCAAGAAGTAATTAA
- the mtnA gene encoding S-methyl-5-thioribose-1-phosphate isomerase produces the protein MGNPVTVIQSVRLDDENDTLVLLDQTVLPNETNFLELKEMEDIWDAIYQLKVRGAPAIGIAAAYGAYLGTKKSTAENYKALFAEFKKVKDYLATSRPTAVNLFWALNRMEDRFKHEAGKSVAEVKAALKEESENIRAEDEKICEAIGENALSLLEPGWGLLTHCNAGTIATAKYGTALAPIYLGQEKGYDFKVYADETRPLLQGARLTAWELQQAGVDVTLICDNMASIVMKEGKIQAVLVGCDRVAANGDSANKIGTSGVAILAQHYNIPFYVCAPLSTIDLECETGDHIHIELRPSEEITTKWYEQSMAPEGVQTYNPAFDVTDHSLITGIVTENGIAYAPYTESLPKMFKK, from the coding sequence GTGGGAAATCCAGTTACTGTCATACAATCCGTAAGACTAGATGATGAGAATGATACATTAGTATTATTAGATCAAACGGTATTACCTAACGAAACGAATTTCTTAGAATTAAAGGAAATGGAAGATATATGGGACGCAATTTATCAATTAAAGGTACGTGGAGCGCCAGCAATTGGGATTGCAGCGGCATATGGTGCCTATTTAGGAACAAAGAAATCTACTGCAGAAAATTATAAAGCTCTTTTTGCAGAATTTAAGAAGGTGAAGGATTACTTGGCTACTTCACGGCCAACAGCTGTAAACCTGTTTTGGGCATTAAATCGGATGGAGGATCGATTTAAACACGAAGCAGGCAAAAGTGTGGCAGAAGTAAAGGCAGCACTGAAAGAGGAATCTGAAAACATTCGTGCGGAGGATGAAAAGATCTGCGAAGCGATTGGGGAAAATGCACTATCCTTACTTGAGCCAGGGTGGGGATTACTAACGCATTGTAATGCTGGTACCATCGCAACGGCCAAATACGGAACGGCATTAGCTCCGATTTATTTAGGTCAGGAAAAAGGTTATGACTTCAAAGTCTATGCAGATGAAACAAGACCATTACTCCAGGGTGCCCGCTTAACAGCATGGGAGTTGCAGCAGGCTGGAGTAGATGTCACATTAATTTGTGATAATATGGCTTCCATCGTGATGAAGGAAGGTAAAATTCAAGCTGTGCTAGTCGGCTGTGACCGTGTTGCGGCAAATGGCGATTCAGCGAATAAAATTGGAACATCTGGTGTTGCGATTCTCGCGCAGCACTACAATATTCCATTTTATGTTTGCGCACCATTATCTACAATTGATTTAGAATGCGAAACAGGCGACCACATTCATATTGAATTGCGCCCATCTGAAGAAATCACAACGAAGTGGTATGAGCAATCCATGGCACCAGAGGGTGTTCAAACATACAATCCTGCCTTTGATGTTACCGACCATTCATTAATCACCGGGATTGTTACGGAAAATGGAATTGCGTATGCACCATATACCGAAAGCCTGCCAAAAATGTTTAAAAAATAA